A segment of the Candidatus Delongbacteria bacterium genome:
CCCTGGAAGCAGGCGCCAACGAGTACGTGATGAAACCCTGCACCCAGCAGGCACTCCAGGAAAAACTCGCTCTGATCGGCATCCAGGCGGACAGCAACTGATGGACCCCATTCGCGTACTCATCGTCGATGACTCATCCGTTGTGAGACGCCTGCTCAAGGAAGCACTGGCGCCCGCGGAGGATATCGTCGTCTCAGGAGCCGCCCCGGATGGTCAGTCCGCGCTGGACATGCTGGCGCGCGAGCTGCCCGATCTGGTGACTCTGGACGTGGAAATGCCCCGCATGGACGGGCTGACCGCGCTCAAGGAGATCCGGCGTCTCTATCCTCGCCTGCCCGTGATCATGTTCAGCACCCTGACCGAGCGGGGCGGGCGCTACACCATCGAAGCGCTCACCTGCGGGGCCAATGACTATGTGACCAAGCCCGAGCAGATGAAGGATGTGGACCATGCGGTGGAGAGCATCCGTCGGGAGCTTCTGCCCCGGATCCGCAATCTCAGCCAGCGTTTCCGCAAGCCGGATCGACACGCGGCAGCTCCGGTGCCCGCAAGCCCATCCCGTGTGATCCCCGCGCCGCCCGTGCGTCGCCCGATGAATGTGATGCGGCGCGTCGAAGGCATCGCGATCGGTGTGTCCACGGGAGGCCCCGAGGCCCTGCGCACTCTGCTGAGCGGTCTGCCGGCTTCGCTTCCGGTGCCCGTGGTGCTGGTGCAGCACATGCCCCCACTGTTCACCCGCATCCTGGCCGAACGGCTGGACGCGGAGTGCCCGATCCGGGTACGCGAGGTCGCCGATGGCGACACGGTACACGCTGGGACCGTGTACATCGCTCCCGGTGGGAAACACATGGTGCTGGACAAGGTCAATGGCGAGCTGATTCTGAAAACGAACGATGACCCGCCCGAGAACAGTTGCCGCCCCGCCGTGGATGTGCTGTTCCGTTCGGTCTCCCGGATCTGGGGACCGTCCACTCTGGCCGTGATCCTGACCGGCATGGGGGCTGACGGACG
Coding sequences within it:
- a CDS encoding chemotaxis response regulator protein-glutamate methylesterase, whose translation is MDPIRVLIVDDSSVVRRLLKEALAPAEDIVVSGAAPDGQSALDMLARELPDLVTLDVEMPRMDGLTALKEIRRLYPRLPVIMFSTLTERGGRYTIEALTCGANDYVTKPEQMKDVDHAVESIRRELLPRIRNLSQRFRKPDRHAAAPVPASPSRVIPAPPVRRPMNVMRRVEGIAIGVSTGGPEALRTLLSGLPASLPVPVVLVQHMPPLFTRILAERLDAECPIRVREVADGDTVHAGTVYIAPGGKHMVLDKVNGELILKTNDDPPENSCRPAVDVLFRSVSRIWGPSTLAVILTGMGADGREGCRRLAELGAQVLVQDEASSVVWGMPGAVAAAGLAEEILPLDRIAARLVEKCGVGRVLV